Proteins co-encoded in one Salvia splendens isolate huo1 chromosome 4, SspV2, whole genome shotgun sequence genomic window:
- the LOC121801603 gene encoding trafficking protein particle complex subunit 5-like, with the protein MIGVGKAKQYANVLDRPIGKGKQEVSLSAFAFLFSELVQYNQIQVDNIAELERRLEDAGYAVGARVLELLCHREKGSRRETRLLGILSFIHSTVWKVLFGKVADSLEKGTEHEDEYMISEKELLVNRFISIPKDMGAFNCGAFVAGIVRGVLDNAGFPAVVTAHFVPVDGQHRPRTTILIKFAEEVLQREARLG; encoded by the exons ATGATAGGGGTTGGCAAAGCGAAGCAATATGCAAACGTGCTAGATAGACCCATTGGTAAAGGCAAACAAGAG GTCAGTTTGAGTGCGTTCGCCTTCTTGTTTTCGGAGCTTGTTCAGTACAATCAGATTCAAGTTGACAACATAGCAGAGTTAGAAAGAAG GTTAGAGGATGCTGGTTATGCTGTTGGAGCCAGGGTGCTGGAACTACTTTGTCATAGGGAGAAG GGTAGCAGGAGGGAGACACGGCTATTGGGTATTCTGTCTTTCATACACAGCACAGTATGGAAAGTGTTGTTTGGAAAG GTTGCTGACTCTCTTGAGAAAGGTACCGAGCATGAGGATGAGTACATGATCAGTGAGAAGGAGCTTCTTGTCAACAG ATTTATTTCAATTCCCAAAGATATGGGTGCCTTTAACTGCGGAGCATTTGTTGCTGGAATTGTGAGG GGGGTCTTGGATAACGCCGGTTTTCCGGCTGTTGTAACAGCTCATTTTGTACCTGTGGATGGGCAGCACCGACCCAGGACAActattttgattaaatttgcTGAAGAG GTACTGCAACGAGAAGCAAGATTGGGCTAA
- the LOC121801457 gene encoding replication termination factor 2-like — protein MKPKSQNFQVFFQSPDLGIPTRAVNFQNPNPNLTLHHLKSSLFPTTPIPHASSFFTLNGKPLSDSTPLLQNREIAPFSTLTLHIRLHGGGGDGGATGAESRDCYLKMYAVKKPDKVDPHEQRLSKWVNCSLSNEPLRAPVVIDALGNFFNKEALVEALLKKNMPKQFWYIKGLKDMITVELTESPGGGEAKFQCPITDQKFNGKYKFFALKSCGHVLSAKSFKEVKSSSCLVCHKEFVESDKVVINGSEEEVKELWEKMLAEKKVKEGSKKSKKVKNGEEVGRLTGTKHGIEARGQGAESKKFKVADLAPAHATKEIYASLFTSSKKQDFKETYSCRSLPLGRN, from the coding sequence ATGAAACCCAAATCTCAAAATTTTCAGGTCTTCTTCCAATCTCCCGACCTTGGAATTCCTACGCGTGCTGTAAATttccaaaaccctaaccctaatctcaCCCTCCACCACCTCAAATCCTCGCTCTTCCCCACGACTCCGATCCCTCacgcttcctccttcttcacccTCAATGGCAAACCGCTCTCCGATTCAACTCCCCTCCTGCAAAACCGCGAAATCGCCCCTTTCTCCACCCTAACCCTCCACATCCGGCtccacggcggcggcggcgatggaGGCGCCACGGGGGCGGAGTCGCGGGACTGCTATCTGAAGATGTACGCCGTGAAGAAGCCTGACAAGGTCGATCCGCACGAGCAGCGCCTCTCCAAGTGGGTGAATTGCAGTTTATCGAACGAACCGCTGAGGGCGCCGGTGGTGATCGATGCGCTGGGAAATTTCTTCAACAAAGAGGCTTTAGTCGAAGCTCTGCTGAAGAAGAACATGCCGAAGCAGTTTTGGTACATCAAGGGTTTGAAAGATATGATCACGGTGGAGCTGACGGAGAGCCCCGGAGGCGGAGAGGCGAAGTTCCAGTGCCCGATTACCGACCAGAAATTCAACGGGAAGTATAAGTTTTTCGCGCTCAAGAGCTGCGGCCACGTATTGAGTGCAAAGAGCTTTAAGGAGGTGAAATCGTCGAGCTGCTTGGTTTGTCACAAGGAGTTTGTGGAGAGTGATAAAGTTGTGATCAATGGGAGTGAGGAGGAGGTGAAGGAGCTGTGGGAGAAGATGCTGGCGGAGAAGAAGGTGAAAGAGGGTAGCAAGAAATCGAAGAAGGTGAAGAATGGCGAGGAGGTGGGGCGATTGACTGGGACGAAACATGGCATCGAGGCTCGTGGTCAGGGAGCAGAGAGTAAGAAGTTCAAGGTTGCTGATTTGGCTCCTGCTCATGCCACCAAGGAAATCTATGCGTCGCTCTTCACTTCATCGAAGAAGCAGGATTTCAAGGAGACGTATAGCTGCAGATCGTTGCCACTTGGTCGAAACTGA